One genomic segment of Candidatus Eisenbacteria bacterium includes these proteins:
- a CDS encoding acyltransferase, with the protein MNGATGKAQETGPRAAVDPHLDVRRQVAATDVDVSAARPRPDYNLALGYLRAFVILLVIAHHSLLGYAAFVPERARFGDWPPAWKAFPVIDTRRWAGFDVLIACNDVFFMSLMFFISGLFVWTSLQRKGRATFLRDRAVRLGVPFLVSAVLIAPLAYYPSYLMTASSPHPIDFLRHWPSLGAGPAWFLWVLLVFDCAAAALFSRSPHRGDRMRHALEGPLRRPAAFFAAIVSVSAAAYLPMLLVFGPFVWPSIGPFTFQASRFLHYGVWFFAGIAIGACGIDRSLLAPDGPLARQWLRWLAVATLLFAIEVSVARATLTPPGTPWYAWGIGGGLAFVLACAALSLSLTAVFLRFVGRPTPVFDSLRDNAYGMYVLHFAFVTWLQYFLLSTVLPGVAKGTIVLIGATLLSWITTAALRRNLAIARII; encoded by the coding sequence ATGAACGGCGCGACGGGGAAGGCGCAGGAGACGGGGCCGCGGGCCGCGGTCGACCCGCATCTCGACGTCAGACGTCAAGTCGCCGCAACCGATGTCGACGTTTCTGCCGCCAGACCTCGCCCCGACTACAACCTGGCGCTCGGTTATCTGAGAGCGTTCGTCATCCTCCTCGTCATCGCGCACCACTCGCTCCTCGGTTACGCCGCGTTCGTGCCGGAGCGAGCACGGTTCGGAGACTGGCCTCCGGCCTGGAAGGCGTTCCCGGTGATCGACACGCGGCGCTGGGCCGGCTTCGACGTGCTGATCGCGTGCAACGACGTGTTCTTCATGTCGTTGATGTTCTTCATCTCGGGGCTCTTCGTCTGGACCAGTCTGCAACGCAAAGGCCGCGCGACCTTCCTGCGAGACCGGGCTGTCCGACTGGGCGTGCCGTTCCTGGTGTCGGCGGTGCTCATCGCGCCCCTGGCGTACTACCCGTCGTATCTGATGACGGCGTCCTCGCCGCACCCGATCGACTTCCTCCGGCATTGGCCGTCGTTGGGCGCGGGCCCCGCCTGGTTCCTCTGGGTGTTGCTGGTGTTCGACTGCGCTGCGGCGGCACTCTTCTCGCGGAGCCCGCATCGGGGTGACCGCATGCGCCACGCGCTGGAGGGTCCGCTGCGCCGCCCCGCAGCGTTCTTCGCAGCGATCGTGTCGGTCTCGGCAGCAGCGTATCTGCCGATGCTGCTCGTCTTCGGCCCGTTCGTCTGGCCGTCCATCGGTCCCTTCACGTTTCAGGCGAGCCGTTTCCTCCACTACGGCGTGTGGTTCTTCGCAGGTATCGCGATCGGCGCCTGCGGCATCGACCGGAGTCTCCTCGCTCCCGACGGACCGCTCGCGCGACAGTGGCTCCGCTGGCTCGCAGTGGCGACGCTGCTGTTCGCGATCGAGGTTTCCGTCGCGCGGGCGACGCTGACACCCCCGGGAACGCCCTGGTATGCCTGGGGGATCGGCGGCGGCCTCGCCTTCGTCCTGGCCTGTGCAGCCCTGAGTCTGTCACTGACCGCAGTTTTTCTTCGCTTCGTGGGCAGGCCCACGCCGGTGTTCGACAGCCTGCGCGACAACGCCTACGGCATGTACGTGCTGCACTTCGCGTTCGTCACCTGGCTGCAGTACTTCCTGCTGAGCACGGTCCTGCCTGGCGTGGCGAAGGGAACGATCGTCCTCATCGGCGCCACGCTCCTGAGTTGGATCACCACGGCAGCGCTTCGCCGCAACCTCGCGATCGCCCGGATCATCTAA